A single bacterium DNA region contains:
- a CDS encoding DUF58 domain-containing protein — MTPRALVLVMMAAATLFAAVNVGVGWLYALGFLFVAYGVIGFGRAALALRGLRVTVRHAERAIAGDALECTVSLSHPGRGARHYLSLLARPVGQRKPWWIFRGPLVPEGWGHTLVESLEPGDRARAAIRFPTPRRGVYALPDLVVQAPAQGMGAIHRSFATPGEVLVRPKVVDLPFLPWFPTGHAVEGDAASAVSDQGAELTRTVREYRTGDPLRTVHWRATAKAGELRVKESEGEAARGGVRLALDLALPVGDVFEHAIEVTASLCTYAHERGISMRLISQGGEPSTQDLDGQLDWLARLSAPVQEPIERTLAHEKATVLVTAADGGSEFATLQVYVGTGRTPARAISCPVGCDVRQALGSSHGA, encoded by the coding sequence TTGACGCCCCGTGCGCTGGTGCTGGTGATGATGGCGGCCGCGACGCTGTTCGCCGCGGTCAACGTCGGCGTGGGCTGGCTGTATGCCCTGGGCTTCCTGTTCGTGGCCTACGGGGTCATCGGCTTCGGCCGGGCGGCCTTGGCCCTGCGAGGGCTGCGCGTCACTGTCCGGCATGCGGAGCGCGCGATCGCAGGGGACGCCCTCGAGTGCACCGTCTCGCTCTCGCACCCGGGTCGAGGGGCCCGGCACTACCTGAGCCTGCTGGCTCGGCCGGTTGGGCAGCGGAAGCCCTGGTGGATCTTCCGGGGACCGCTGGTGCCCGAGGGGTGGGGGCATACCCTCGTCGAGAGCCTGGAGCCTGGCGATCGCGCCCGGGCGGCGATCCGCTTTCCGACCCCCCGCCGGGGTGTATATGCCCTTCCCGACTTGGTGGTGCAGGCCCCCGCCCAGGGAATGGGGGCCATCCATCGATCCTTCGCCACTCCCGGTGAGGTCCTCGTTCGCCCCAAGGTGGTGGACCTGCCCTTTCTCCCCTGGTTTCCCACGGGGCATGCGGTCGAAGGCGACGCGGCGAGCGCCGTGAGCGACCAGGGCGCGGAGCTGACTCGGACGGTGCGGGAATACCGCACGGGTGACCCTTTGCGCACGGTCCACTGGCGCGCCACCGCCAAGGCGGGCGAGCTGCGGGTCAAGGAGAGCGAGGGCGAAGCGGCGCGCGGCGGGGTGCGGCTCGCGCTGGACCTTGCGCTCCCTGTTGGAGATGTATTCGAACATGCGATCGAGGTGACAGCTTCGCTCTGCACCTACGCTCATGAGCGGGGCATCTCCATGCGCCTGATCTCGCAAGGCGGCGAGCCGAGTACGCAGGACCTCGACGGTCAGCTCGATTGGCTGGCTCGCCTCTCGGCCCCTGTGCAGGAGCCCATCGAGCGAACCCTGGCTCACGAGAAGGCTACGGTGCTGGTGACCGCAGCCGACGGGGGCAGCGAGTTCGCGACCCTGCAGGTGTACGTAGGAACGGGCAGGACGCCCGCGCGGGCGATTTCCTGCCCGGTGGGGTGCGACGTGCGCCAGGCGCTTGGTTCAAGCCATGGCGCGTAG
- a CDS encoding MoxR family ATPase has translation MRQAVVGQDRVLELVVTSLLAGGHVLLEDVPGVGKTLLAKSLAQSIAGVFRRVQFSSDLMPSDVTGTNVFNPQTGAFRFVPGPAFAHVLLADEINRASPRAQASLLEAMEEGKVTVDGESHPLPRPFFVIATQNPVEFHGTFPLPEAQLDRFAVMLSLGYPSPEAERELLAGHWARAEEADLAPVVTPEELMAWRSEVHAVRVDASLRDYMVRVANETRNHPQILLGLSPRGNLLWQRLAQAHAFLDGRAYVTPDDLRVLARAVLGHRLVLAGRPSRQGRLALLDELLAGVPVPV, from the coding sequence ATGCGTCAGGCCGTGGTTGGCCAGGACCGGGTGCTCGAACTGGTGGTGACGTCGTTGCTCGCAGGCGGGCACGTGCTCTTGGAGGACGTGCCGGGCGTGGGCAAGACCCTGCTGGCCAAGAGCTTGGCCCAGTCGATCGCAGGGGTGTTCCGGCGGGTGCAGTTCTCGTCCGACTTGATGCCCTCCGACGTCACGGGGACCAACGTCTTCAACCCGCAGACGGGGGCTTTCCGCTTCGTGCCGGGGCCGGCCTTCGCCCATGTCCTCCTGGCGGATGAGATCAACCGGGCTTCGCCCCGCGCTCAGGCGAGCTTGCTCGAGGCGATGGAGGAGGGCAAGGTGACGGTGGACGGCGAGTCTCACCCTTTGCCCCGTCCCTTCTTCGTCATTGCGACCCAGAACCCGGTCGAGTTCCACGGTACCTTCCCCTTGCCGGAAGCGCAGCTCGATCGCTTCGCCGTGATGCTGTCGCTGGGCTATCCTTCGCCCGAGGCGGAGCGTGAGTTGCTCGCCGGGCACTGGGCCCGCGCCGAGGAGGCGGACCTGGCCCCGGTGGTGACGCCGGAGGAGCTGATGGCCTGGCGCTCCGAGGTGCATGCCGTGCGGGTGGATGCGAGCTTGCGGGACTACATGGTGCGCGTGGCGAACGAGACGCGGAACCATCCGCAGATCCTGCTCGGCTTGAGCCCGCGCGGCAACCTGCTCTGGCAGCGGTTGGCGCAGGCGCACGCCTTCTTGGATGGGCGGGCTTACGTGACGCCGGATGACCTGCGGGTGCTGGCGCGCGCCGTGCTGGGGCACCGGCTGGTGCTTGCCGGGCGTCCCTCGCGGCAGGGGCGGCTGGCACTCTTGGACGAATTGCTCGCGGGGGTACCGGTGCCGGTTTAA
- a CDS encoding MotA/TolQ/ExbB proton channel family protein, whose translation MFRLITLIQTGGWMMIPILLASVVTVALIFECAWTLGKSRKRFEAFLMNPQGFQPINPGERPDPVSTLIAYRLANPRSSAEEVRAYSEVAFGPVDRKVGWLQVLAAIAPLLGLLGTVSGMIQNFGLVASTRPTNPLAQLSAGISEALVATAGGLLVAVVAALGHHWLSNRADALLLSAQGAVTGHEPERPTKPRRSIEEANFGS comes from the coding sequence ATGTTCCGCTTGATCACCTTGATCCAGACCGGCGGATGGATGATGATCCCCATCCTCCTGGCCTCGGTCGTCACCGTCGCCTTGATCTTCGAGTGCGCATGGACGCTCGGCAAGTCCCGGAAGCGCTTCGAGGCGTTCCTCATGAACCCTCAGGGCTTCCAGCCCATCAACCCCGGTGAGCGCCCGGACCCGGTCTCGACCCTCATCGCCTACCGCCTCGCCAATCCCCGCTCGAGCGCCGAAGAGGTTCGCGCCTACAGCGAAGTGGCCTTCGGCCCGGTCGATCGCAAGGTGGGCTGGCTGCAGGTGCTCGCCGCGATCGCTCCCCTGCTCGGCCTCTTGGGCACCGTTTCGGGCATGATCCAGAACTTTGGCCTGGTCGCCTCGACCCGTCCCACCAACCCCCTGGCCCAGCTCTCGGCGGGTATCTCGGAGGCGCTGGTCGCCACCGCGGGCGGTCTGCTCGTCGCCGTCGTCGCGGCCCTCGGCCACCACTGGCTCTCCAACCGGGCAGACGCCCTCCTGCTGAGCGCCCAGGGTGCCGTGACCGGTCACGAGCCCGAGCGCCCCACCAAGCCCCGCCGCAGCATCGAGGAGGCCAACTTTGGCTCGTAG
- a CDS encoding biopolymer transporter ExbD, protein MARSMRRRRKATTFEVVPMIDVFMIITLFLMVMAFLPQISDSLKAELPSSQTAEKSPPSLVVQLTKDGAIRFQDQVVEPATLQAKLKEAVTAKPDTAVIVAADKSIAYEKVVTLIDQLKTSGIKRLALATAPPGQ, encoded by the coding sequence TTGGCTCGTAGCATGCGCCGGCGTCGCAAGGCGACCACCTTCGAGGTGGTGCCCATGATCGACGTGTTCATGATCATCACCCTCTTCCTGATGGTGATGGCCTTCCTGCCGCAGATCTCGGACTCGCTCAAGGCCGAGCTGCCCTCGAGCCAGACCGCCGAGAAGAGCCCCCCCTCGTTGGTGGTGCAGCTGACCAAGGACGGCGCGATCCGCTTCCAGGACCAGGTCGTCGAGCCCGCCACCCTGCAGGCCAAGCTCAAGGAGGCCGTCACGGCCAAGCCCGACACCGCGGTCATCGTCGCGGCGGACAAGAGCATCGCCTACGAGAAGGTCGTCACCCTCATCGACCAGCTCAAGACCAGCGGCATCAAGCGCCTGGCGCTCGCCACCGCCCCTCCGGGGCAATAG
- a CDS encoding asparaginase produces the protein MIFARLAEVTRGDWEESWHDGWAVLVDAEGRVLEAHGEPGTVFVRSALKPFQAIPLVKSGAAARLGLSVAELAIACSSHSATPEQVALARSILDKAGVSPDMLRCGAHPPLHEPTAEAMLCRGEAPTALHNNCSGKHAAMLAMCKDQGWDLETYDRLDHPLQVAIRHAIADLTGLAPESLTAGIDGCGVPAWRLPLTSLAIAFSRLVRDPALVPIAEAMATHPGLVAGPGRFDTLLMEAVGDRLVAKAGAEAIHAGADRTTGLAWAVKIADGNRRAIPPVVVAMLAKRGVLDATAEAIAPLALVAVKNRRGETVGSIRAAIPAR, from the coding sequence ATGATCTTCGCGCGGTTGGCCGAGGTGACGCGGGGCGACTGGGAGGAGAGCTGGCACGACGGCTGGGCGGTGCTGGTGGACGCCGAGGGCCGGGTGCTCGAGGCACACGGCGAGCCCGGCACGGTCTTCGTGCGCTCCGCGCTCAAGCCCTTCCAAGCCATTCCGCTCGTGAAGTCCGGTGCGGCGGCCCGGCTCGGCCTGAGTGTGGCGGAGCTTGCGATCGCCTGTAGCTCCCACAGCGCGACCCCCGAGCAGGTGGCGCTCGCCCGCTCCATCCTCGATAAGGCGGGAGTGTCGCCTGACATGCTGCGCTGTGGAGCCCATCCGCCTCTGCACGAGCCGACGGCCGAGGCCATGCTGTGCCGGGGCGAGGCTCCGACCGCGCTGCACAACAACTGTTCGGGCAAGCACGCGGCTATGCTCGCCATGTGCAAGGACCAGGGCTGGGACCTTGAAACTTACGATCGGTTGGATCACCCCCTCCAAGTAGCGATCCGGCATGCGATCGCAGACCTCACCGGCCTTGCGCCGGAGTCCCTCACGGCCGGCATCGACGGCTGCGGGGTGCCCGCGTGGCGCCTGCCGCTCACCTCGCTTGCGATCGCCTTCTCGCGCTTGGTGCGCGACCCTGCGCTCGTGCCCATCGCCGAGGCCATGGCGACCCATCCCGGCCTGGTGGCGGGGCCTGGGCGCTTCGACACCCTGCTGATGGAGGCCGTGGGCGATCGCCTGGTCGCCAAGGCCGGAGCCGAGGCGATTCACGCGGGGGCCGATCGCACGACCGGCCTCGCCTGGGCCGTGAAGATCGCCGACGGCAACCGCCGGGCGATTCCCCCGGTGGTGGTCGCCATGCTCGCGAAGCGCGGGGTGCTGGACGCGACGGCCGAGGCGATCGCACCCTTGGCCCTCGTCGCGGTCAAGAACCGCCGGGGCGAGACGGTTGGCAGCATTCGAGCCGCGATACCCGCTCGCTAG
- a CDS encoding S8 family serine peptidase yields MLGALLLLGCQANPFTVAEPTGDYVPGEVLVRFRPDTTHEGALAVFQAMGAAEKTELMDGLWRVTVPEGQERAQMDRYRGMRAVSYAEVNRRLSTQMLGGFRPMERSIQAAAPNDQLYGPNPTINNVKREGLPGQWGLAAAGVLDAWDHTQGKSSVTVAVLDTGVDMAHEDLVGGIDKANARNFMSGEDVANPDDDFGHGTHVAGIIAARANNGVGIAGVAPGCRVMPIRVLGVEGGTTASLIQGIDWAVQKKARVINMSLGSNQYSRAEEDAIKRAIGAGVVVVAAAGNEALSGNPLSYPGAIDGVISVAAIRRDKGTDGTDVYSRAEFSNFNPFVTIAAPGVDILSTLPQRFRSPDQKFDMPYGYASGTSMAAPLVSGVVALMLSAHHEWGPAQVTAALRKSAKDMGQAKLDAMFGAGLVQAGGAVQ; encoded by the coding sequence TTGTTAGGCGCTCTCCTTCTGCTCGGCTGCCAGGCGAATCCTTTCACGGTGGCCGAGCCGACGGGTGATTACGTGCCCGGTGAGGTGCTCGTGCGCTTCCGCCCCGATACGACCCACGAGGGGGCTCTCGCCGTCTTCCAGGCCATGGGGGCGGCCGAGAAAACGGAGCTGATGGACGGCCTGTGGCGCGTCACGGTCCCGGAGGGGCAGGAGCGGGCGCAGATGGATCGCTACCGCGGGATGCGCGCCGTTTCATATGCCGAGGTCAATCGCCGGCTCTCGACCCAGATGCTGGGTGGCTTCCGGCCTATGGAGCGTAGCATTCAGGCCGCAGCGCCCAACGATCAGCTCTACGGCCCGAATCCCACCATCAACAACGTGAAGCGAGAGGGTTTGCCCGGTCAGTGGGGCCTCGCGGCCGCCGGGGTCCTCGACGCCTGGGATCACACCCAGGGCAAGTCGAGCGTGACGGTCGCCGTGCTGGACACGGGGGTGGATATGGCCCACGAGGATCTCGTGGGGGGTATCGACAAGGCCAATGCCCGCAATTTCATGAGCGGTGAGGATGTTGCCAACCCGGACGATGACTTCGGCCACGGCACGCACGTGGCGGGGATCATCGCCGCGCGGGCCAACAACGGCGTGGGGATCGCGGGGGTGGCCCCCGGCTGCCGCGTGATGCCCATCCGCGTGCTGGGCGTCGAGGGCGGCACGACGGCGAGCCTGATCCAGGGCATCGACTGGGCCGTTCAGAAGAAGGCCCGCGTGATCAACATGAGCCTGGGGTCCAACCAGTACAGCCGCGCCGAGGAGGACGCCATCAAGCGGGCCATCGGCGCGGGGGTCGTGGTGGTGGCCGCCGCCGGTAACGAGGCCCTGAGCGGCAATCCCCTGAGCTATCCGGGGGCGATTGACGGGGTGATCTCGGTGGCTGCCATCCGGCGCGATAAGGGCACGGATGGAACGGACGTCTATTCGCGGGCCGAATTCTCCAACTTCAATCCCTTCGTGACCATCGCGGCCCCCGGGGTGGACATCCTCTCGACCCTGCCGCAGCGCTTCCGCAGCCCCGATCAGAAGTTCGACATGCCCTACGGCTACGCGAGCGGGACCTCCATGGCGGCTCCTTTGGTGTCGGGGGTGGTGGCCCTGATGCTCAGCGCTCACCACGAATGGGGGCCGGCTCAGGTGACGGCGGCTTTGCGCAAGAGTGCCAAGGACATGGGCCAGGCGAAGCTCGATGCTATGTTCGGAGCGGGACTCGTTCAGGCGGGAGGAGCGGTGCAATGA
- a CDS encoding SpoIIE family protein phosphatase, translating into MKRISLLRPSLQTRLALVFLGTTTLLMVGTLGIFYAQASHVFREQLREQLRALAGTAALMVDADEHLRARGENDPTYQRFQLLFRKITEANPGVGTMYTMKLDDKGTWRFIVDSAPAGDPEHAPFNEPYTGTGTATMERALARPAADRQFSTDVYGTWLSGFAPIKDQDGKTAAILGVDISAANILQEERHLLLLALATLIAGLAFALGISIWLARVFTKPISQLAEGTRKISEGDLTTRVPASRTDELGDLARSFNAMTEAIARHRDELKENERMIQELATARKIQQAMLPAEAPTDASLNIDFYLETSTEVGGDYFDFLPVGDNKLALVIGDVTGHGVPAALLMAVIKSCLHTQVLTNHAVSNVMSIANNILHQSSFERRFMTFFYSLLDSETGRLTYANAGHPYPFLYRSARRTVEMLEMASYPLGVRPTLRVKEQEVTLEPGDMLVFYSDGIIEAQNGQGQEFGFERMEKLILDHGHLSAEGLKAKLLKTWQQHVYEGTRPLDYQAIKSDRADDDITIVVVKYAPARKVLEV; encoded by the coding sequence ATGAAGCGGATTTCCTTGCTGCGTCCCAGTCTGCAGACCCGCCTTGCCCTCGTCTTCTTGGGCACGACCACCCTGCTCATGGTGGGTACTCTCGGGATCTTCTACGCGCAAGCGAGCCATGTCTTCCGCGAGCAGCTCCGCGAGCAGCTCAGAGCCCTCGCCGGCACTGCCGCCCTCATGGTCGATGCCGACGAGCACCTGCGCGCCCGGGGCGAGAACGACCCGACCTACCAGCGCTTCCAGCTCCTCTTCCGCAAGATCACCGAGGCCAACCCGGGCGTCGGGACCATGTACACCATGAAGCTCGACGACAAGGGCACCTGGCGCTTCATCGTCGACTCGGCCCCCGCCGGGGACCCGGAACACGCCCCATTCAACGAGCCCTATACGGGGACGGGGACTGCGACCATGGAGCGCGCCCTGGCGCGCCCTGCCGCCGACCGCCAGTTCTCGACGGATGTCTACGGCACCTGGCTCTCGGGCTTCGCCCCCATCAAGGACCAGGACGGCAAGACCGCCGCCATCCTCGGCGTGGACATCAGCGCCGCGAACATCCTGCAAGAGGAACGCCACCTGCTCTTGCTCGCGCTCGCCACCTTGATCGCTGGGCTCGCCTTCGCGCTGGGCATCAGCATCTGGCTCGCCCGCGTCTTCACCAAGCCCATCTCGCAGCTTGCCGAGGGCACCCGCAAGATCTCCGAAGGGGACCTCACCACCCGCGTTCCGGCCTCCCGCACCGACGAGCTGGGAGATCTCGCTCGCTCCTTCAACGCCATGACCGAGGCGATCGCCCGCCACCGGGACGAGCTCAAGGAAAACGAGCGCATGATCCAGGAGCTCGCCACCGCCCGCAAGATCCAGCAGGCCATGCTCCCGGCCGAGGCCCCCACCGACGCCTCCCTCAACATCGATTTCTACCTTGAGACTTCCACCGAGGTCGGCGGCGACTACTTCGACTTCCTGCCCGTGGGGGACAACAAGCTCGCCTTGGTCATCGGCGACGTCACGGGCCACGGGGTGCCGGCGGCCCTCCTGATGGCCGTCATCAAGAGCTGTCTCCATACCCAGGTGCTCACCAACCACGCCGTGAGCAACGTCATGAGCATCGCCAACAACATCCTGCATCAGAGCAGCTTCGAGCGCCGCTTCATGACCTTCTTCTACTCGCTCCTGGATAGCGAGACCGGGCGCCTCACCTACGCCAACGCCGGCCACCCCTACCCGTTCCTCTACCGCAGCGCGCGCCGCACCGTCGAGATGCTGGAAATGGCCTCCTACCCGCTCGGCGTCCGGCCCACCCTGCGGGTGAAGGAGCAAGAGGTCACCCTGGAGCCGGGCGATATGCTGGTCTTCTACTCCGACGGCATCATCGAGGCCCAGAATGGCCAAGGCCAGGAGTTCGGCTTCGAGCGCATGGAGAAGCTCATCCTCGACCACGGCCACCTCAGCGCCGAGGGCCTCAAGGCGAAGCTACTCAAGACCTGGCAGCAGCACGTCTACGAAGGCACCCGGCCGCTCGATTATCAGGCGATCAAATCGGACCGGGCGGATGACGACATCACCATCGTGGTCGTCAAATACGCACCGGCCCGGAAGGTCCTGGAGGTTTAG
- a CDS encoding DUF3488 domain-containing protein, which translates to MARSLFRFLDPTDPLLALRLASAASLTVGMLALYSVNPNGWYLVGLALCLAGCWFSHREKGKSSRWVKVGLAVGMVYLLWRFLQELVLNLQDTRLPLAELLLWLQVLNAYDLPRRHNLRIAQMVGAILLVATATLSRDMGFGGFLLAYAVVGLWWGQQDMASELGVSAPIASKAARRHWRGALGAVVLLGMVLFLVVPRSEGGFIKQLPVSAMLSLPSHLDPRVRNPAYPVGKGSGDGKKVNPQAYYGFAEELDLNYRGRLSDSIALKVRSPRRQYWRGMAYDRYDGKTWRMFEPNYVSTMSIGSLPFELGGDRYGHDSGSTGIVTFFVEKDQTNLVLMPERARYLYFPSSILFRDLNGALRSPLPLESELYYTAVVDLAGYKTEWLKNARLLSLREEQVLKPYLEVPESLTPRTKELVRQVAGDAPDPYTALKRLEGYLRTNYRYNLDIPPFPEGVDTVDYFLFEQPGGEAYCEHFATSLTLMGRVLGIPTRLVTGYLPGNYNPFTGLYEVKTSDAHAWVEAFFPGVGWAAFDPTPGNSDPMALSQQETQLPWRELLGWLKGGLGVAIALGAVATLLGGLVWLLRRPKRQLELAPTQAYRRFVAIAVREGITVREGDTPGEVLSRLRQAPFWEAIASEAEAFVRAYEAARFGDGDGSTLEGQVEAIATRLRDHHKRSSTSIRV; encoded by the coding sequence ATGGCGCGTAGTCTCTTCCGCTTCCTGGATCCCACGGATCCGCTCCTGGCCTTGCGGCTGGCGAGCGCAGCCTCGCTCACGGTCGGCATGCTCGCGCTCTACAGCGTGAACCCGAACGGCTGGTATCTGGTGGGTCTGGCCCTGTGCCTCGCGGGTTGCTGGTTCTCCCACCGCGAGAAGGGGAAGAGCTCGCGCTGGGTGAAGGTGGGCCTTGCCGTCGGGATGGTGTACCTGCTGTGGCGCTTCCTCCAGGAGCTGGTCCTGAACCTCCAGGACACCCGCCTGCCTCTGGCGGAGCTGCTCTTGTGGCTGCAAGTCCTCAACGCCTACGACCTGCCCCGCCGCCACAACCTGCGCATCGCTCAGATGGTGGGGGCGATCCTGCTGGTGGCGACGGCGACCTTGAGCCGGGACATGGGCTTTGGGGGTTTCCTGCTCGCCTATGCGGTCGTGGGGCTGTGGTGGGGCCAGCAGGACATGGCATCCGAGCTGGGGGTGAGCGCCCCGATCGCCAGCAAGGCGGCGCGCCGGCACTGGCGAGGCGCGCTCGGGGCGGTGGTGCTCCTGGGGATGGTCTTGTTCCTGGTCGTGCCGCGTAGCGAAGGAGGCTTCATCAAGCAGCTGCCGGTTTCCGCCATGCTCTCCTTGCCGTCGCACCTGGACCCGCGCGTCCGAAATCCGGCCTATCCGGTGGGGAAGGGCTCGGGCGATGGGAAGAAGGTCAACCCGCAGGCGTATTACGGCTTTGCCGAGGAGCTGGATCTCAATTACCGGGGGCGCCTGAGCGATTCGATCGCCCTCAAGGTCCGCTCGCCGCGTCGGCAGTACTGGCGCGGGATGGCCTATGATCGCTATGACGGCAAGACATGGCGCATGTTCGAGCCGAACTACGTTTCGACCATGTCGATCGGAAGCCTGCCGTTCGAGCTGGGGGGCGATCGCTATGGCCACGATTCGGGCAGCACCGGCATCGTCACCTTCTTCGTCGAGAAGGACCAGACCAACCTGGTCCTGATGCCGGAGCGCGCCCGCTACCTGTACTTTCCGAGCAGTATCCTGTTCCGGGATCTGAACGGCGCCCTGCGCAGCCCGCTGCCCCTGGAGTCGGAGCTGTACTACACGGCGGTGGTCGATCTGGCGGGCTACAAGACCGAGTGGTTGAAGAACGCGCGCTTGCTCAGCTTGCGCGAGGAGCAGGTGCTGAAGCCTTACCTCGAGGTGCCTGAGAGCCTCACGCCGCGTACCAAGGAGCTGGTCCGGCAGGTGGCGGGGGATGCGCCGGATCCCTACACGGCCCTCAAGCGCCTGGAAGGCTATCTCCGGACGAACTACCGCTATAACCTGGACATCCCGCCCTTCCCGGAGGGGGTGGATACGGTGGACTACTTCTTGTTCGAGCAGCCCGGGGGGGAGGCGTACTGCGAGCACTTCGCCACCTCGCTCACCCTGATGGGCCGGGTGCTCGGGATTCCGACGCGCCTGGTCACCGGCTATTTGCCGGGCAATTACAACCCCTTCACCGGCCTCTACGAGGTCAAGACGTCGGACGCGCACGCCTGGGTGGAGGCGTTCTTCCCGGGGGTGGGCTGGGCGGCCTTTGATCCGACGCCTGGTAATAGCGATCCCATGGCCCTGTCGCAGCAGGAGACGCAGTTGCCGTGGCGCGAGCTGTTGGGATGGCTCAAGGGGGGGCTGGGGGTGGCGATCGCCCTCGGCGCCGTCGCCACCCTGCTCGGTGGCCTGGTGTGGCTGCTCAGGCGCCCGAAGCGGCAGCTTGAGCTCGCGCCGACCCAGGCCTACCGGCGCTTCGTGGCGATCGCTGTCCGCGAGGGGATCACGGTGCGCGAAGGGGACACGCCGGGCGAGGTGCTTTCGCGGTTGCGGCAGGCGCCTTTCTGGGAGGCGATCGCCTCCGAGGCCGAGGCCTTCGTGCGGGCCTACGAGGCGGCGCGCTTCGGCGACGGGGACGGCTCGACGCTCGAGGGGCAGGTGGAGGCGATCGCAACCCGGCTACGCGATCACCACAAGCGTTCGAGCACCTCGATCCGGGTATGA
- a CDS encoding carboxypeptidase regulatory-like domain-containing protein → MKPSLGLISSTLAVVTLLSGCDLLLLSPTMPGLAPGVGQPTSGRVLDSQTGLPIGKATVMAGWSATNTDNEGNFSLYWDMTGGRSISISRAGYTSVTYELGQLVNGDTYLVDPIFASSGTLPHRSLNVTGLLQTREGAPLTANGNVSISAGASSNANGETGAFALPVETGFSGTIFSGVLAGGQITGGPVGSAPFNYQSFGYRMIDVPTVAGSSTMTATATVQVQNLPFLDMMVQYDNLGAFKAPTIQTDVSLDFGMLGAVPIARGVSSNQPLRVPRVETAKYVVSAKVEGSDGPLKTTSTAMVTSNVSAKVPLPLLAPPKVLGPAQDEPNAGSSPTFSWQAVPNARSYYVEVLENTGAPTAQAKWRGYTAGTSIRYPGFWDNDMNGGILFPQASYSWAVHALSSDSGYARKASDLRADLPKYQPYRQRRFESVTSGMRFARETR, encoded by the coding sequence ATGAAGCCCTCGCTCGGTCTGATCTCCAGCACGCTCGCGGTCGTTACCCTGCTGTCGGGGTGCGATCTGCTCTTGCTGTCGCCGACCATGCCGGGGCTCGCGCCAGGGGTTGGCCAGCCCACGAGCGGTCGGGTGCTGGATAGCCAGACGGGCCTGCCCATCGGCAAGGCGACGGTCATGGCCGGCTGGAGCGCCACCAACACGGACAACGAGGGCAACTTCAGCCTGTACTGGGACATGACCGGTGGGCGGAGCATCTCGATCTCGCGCGCGGGCTACACGTCGGTGACTTACGAGCTGGGCCAGCTGGTGAACGGGGACACCTACCTCGTCGATCCGATCTTCGCGAGCTCGGGCACCCTGCCTCATCGCTCCCTGAACGTGACGGGCCTCCTGCAGACCCGCGAGGGGGCCCCGCTGACGGCGAACGGCAACGTGAGCATCAGCGCCGGGGCATCGAGCAATGCGAACGGCGAGACCGGGGCCTTCGCGCTTCCTGTCGAGACGGGCTTCTCCGGCACGATCTTCTCGGGGGTGCTCGCTGGGGGCCAGATCACGGGCGGTCCGGTGGGCAGCGCTCCCTTCAACTATCAGTCTTTTGGCTACCGCATGATCGACGTGCCCACGGTGGCGGGCAGCTCGACCATGACGGCGACCGCGACGGTGCAGGTGCAGAACCTGCCCTTCCTAGACATGATGGTCCAGTACGATAACCTCGGCGCCTTCAAGGCGCCGACCATCCAGACGGATGTGTCGCTGGACTTCGGCATGCTGGGCGCGGTGCCGATCGCTCGCGGCGTCAGCTCCAACCAGCCGCTGCGCGTCCCCAGGGTCGAGACGGCCAAGTACGTGGTCTCGGCGAAGGTGGAGGGGAGCGATGGGCCCCTCAAGACGACCAGCACCGCGATGGTGACGAGCAACGTGTCGGCCAAGGTGCCGCTGCCCCTCCTGGCGCCTCCCAAGGTGCTCGGCCCGGCGCAGGACGAGCCCAACGCGGGCTCCAGCCCGACCTTCTCGTGGCAAGCGGTGCCCAATGCCCGTAGCTACTACGTGGAGGTGCTGGAAAACACTGGGGCCCCGACGGCCCAGGCCAAGTGGCGGGGCTACACCGCCGGTACCAGCATCCGCTACCCGGGTTTCTGGGACAACGACATGAACGGCGGCATCCTCTTCCCGCAGGCGAGCTATTCGTGGGCAGTGCACGCCCTCAGCTCGGATTCGGGCTACGCCCGCAAGGCGAGCGATCTACGGGCGGACCTGCCCAAGTACCAGCCGTATCGCCAGCGACGCTTCGAGTCGGTGACGAGCGGGATGAGGTTCGCGCGTGAGACGAGATAA